One region of Oxalobacteraceae bacterium OTU3CAMAD1 genomic DNA includes:
- a CDS encoding MlaD family protein, producing MENRSHALTTGFFTITLLIAAILFGIWFNRDRVERAPYVIATTQSVPGLNPQAPVRYRGLEVGKVGGIAFNPKMAGQILVTLNINTDAPITKTTYATLGYQGVTGIAFIQLDDEQTGSPLLATSNEAPAVIPLRQGFLDQVEKRGKEILSQTEEVTKRLNTLLSPENQKIMLAAFADVSATANKYRDLPAKLEPTIVKLPALANEVQKTLVSVNALATDVNRLTTGLQAPDGPIARVSGTVDRIGLSVESVAGGLELDTLPQVNSLADDTRSSMRALRKTMNKINDRPQSLIFGAPGTPPGPGEEGFTAPTK from the coding sequence ATGGAAAACAGATCACACGCACTCACCACCGGCTTTTTCACGATCACCCTGCTGATCGCGGCGATCCTGTTCGGCATCTGGTTCAACCGCGACCGCGTCGAGCGGGCGCCGTACGTGATCGCCACCACGCAATCGGTGCCGGGCCTGAACCCGCAGGCGCCGGTGCGCTACCGGGGCCTGGAAGTGGGCAAGGTCGGCGGCATCGCCTTCAATCCCAAGATGGCCGGCCAGATCCTCGTCACGCTCAACATCAACACCGACGCGCCGATCACCAAGACCACCTACGCCACCCTGGGCTACCAGGGCGTGACCGGGATCGCCTTCATCCAGCTCGACGACGAGCAAACCGGCTCGCCGCTGCTGGCCACCAGCAACGAGGCGCCGGCCGTCATTCCGCTGCGCCAGGGCTTCCTGGACCAGGTGGAAAAGCGCGGCAAGGAGATCCTGTCGCAGACCGAGGAAGTGACCAAACGCCTCAACACCCTGCTCAGCCCCGAAAACCAGAAGATCATGCTGGCGGCGTTCGCCGACGTCAGCGCGACCGCCAACAAATACCGCGACCTGCCGGCCAAGCTGGAGCCGACCATCGTCAAGCTGCCGGCGCTGGCCAACGAGGTGCAAAAGACGCTGGTGTCCGTCAACGCGCTGGCGACCGACGTCAATCGCCTGACCACCGGCCTGCAAGCGCCGGACGGGCCGATCGCGCGCGTCAGCGGCACCGTCGACCGCATCGGCCTGTCGGTCGAATCGGTGGCCGGAGGCCTGGAACTGGACACGCTGCCGCAGGTGAACTCGCTGGCCGACGACACCCGCTCGTCGATGCGCGCGCTGCGCAAGACCATGAACAAGATTAACGATCGTCCGCAAAGCCTGATCTTCGGCGCGCCCGGCACCCCGCCCGGCCCGGGGGAAGAAGGCTTTACCGCTCCGACCAAATAA
- a CDS encoding ABC-type transport auxiliary lipoprotein family protein produces MTTTLRARAAIIIAAVLLSACASKGPTNAHYDFGPLPPPTQAAAANSIGAIIVADATGPASLDSERMQYRLLYADARQSRPYAYNQWTSTPLQLVTQRMKARIAQAGVKVLSTTDSAAAVNLLRLEVDDFAQNFETATQSSGNISLRASVFRNHRLVDQKTFARSAPAPSADAAGGARALADASDALAADVLVWLAALPPQGQ; encoded by the coding sequence ATGACCACGACCCTGCGCGCCCGCGCCGCCATCATCATCGCCGCCGTTTTGCTGAGCGCCTGCGCCAGCAAAGGCCCGACCAACGCCCACTACGACTTTGGCCCGCTGCCGCCGCCAACCCAGGCGGCCGCCGCCAACAGCATCGGCGCCATCATCGTCGCCGACGCCACCGGTCCGGCGTCGCTCGATTCGGAGCGCATGCAATACCGCCTGCTGTACGCCGACGCGCGCCAATCGCGCCCCTACGCCTACAACCAGTGGACCAGCACCCCGCTGCAGCTGGTCACGCAGCGCATGAAGGCGCGCATCGCGCAGGCCGGCGTGAAGGTGCTGTCGACCACCGACTCGGCCGCCGCCGTCAACCTGCTACGGCTGGAGGTCGACGACTTCGCACAGAACTTCGAGACGGCCACGCAAAGCAGCGGCAATATCAGCCTGCGCGCCTCGGTGTTCCGCAACCACCGCCTGGTGGACCAGAAGACCTTTGCCCGCAGCGCCCCGGCGCCTAGCGCGGATGCCGCCGGCGGCGCGCGCGCCCTGGCCGACGCCTCCGACGCACTGGCCGCCGACGTGCTGGTGTGGCTGGCGGCGCTGCCGCCGCAAGGACAATGA
- a CDS encoding ATP-binding cassette domain-containing protein, whose product MADLALVPDKACGPGTGELTLDGSVPIVDITGLWTKYGRTVVHQDLNLEIEQGEIMSIVGGSGTGKTTLVRQMLGLERPARGCVRVFGEDISEIGPAQLQQLRNHWGMLFQQGALYSALTVFENIAQPMRELQVLPEDLVRDAVLLKMNMVGLGPEHANKMPSDLSGGMVKRVALARALALEPKLLFLDEPTAGLDPDLSEAFVSLIKSLHRELGLTVVMVTHDLDTLFALSTRIAVLAEKHVIALGPLQDVLKVDHPFIKEFFLGDRGRRALEALDEKALDEKTNKDH is encoded by the coding sequence ATGGCCGATCTTGCACTCGTTCCCGACAAAGCCTGCGGTCCGGGCACAGGTGAACTAACCCTCGACGGCAGCGTGCCGATCGTCGACATCACCGGCCTGTGGACCAAGTACGGCCGCACCGTCGTGCACCAGGACTTGAACCTGGAAATCGAACAAGGCGAGATCATGTCCATCGTCGGTGGCTCCGGTACCGGCAAGACCACACTGGTGCGCCAGATGCTGGGCCTCGAGCGCCCCGCGCGCGGCTGCGTGCGCGTGTTCGGCGAAGACATCAGCGAGATCGGTCCGGCGCAACTCCAGCAGCTGCGCAACCATTGGGGTATGCTGTTCCAGCAGGGAGCGCTGTATTCGGCGCTGACGGTGTTCGAGAACATCGCCCAGCCGATGCGCGAGCTGCAGGTGCTGCCGGAAGACCTGGTGCGCGACGCCGTGCTGCTGAAAATGAATATGGTCGGCCTGGGACCGGAACACGCGAACAAGATGCCGTCCGACCTGTCCGGCGGCATGGTCAAGCGCGTGGCCCTGGCGCGCGCGCTGGCGCTGGAACCGAAGCTGCTATTCCTCGACGAGCCGACCGCCGGCCTCGATCCCGACCTGTCGGAAGCGTTTGTATCCCTGATCAAATCGCTGCACCGGGAGCTGGGACTGACCGTCGTCATGGTCACGCACGATCTGGATACGCTGTTCGCACTGTCGACGCGCATCGCCGTGCTGGCGGAAAAACACGTGATCGCCCTCGGCCCGCTGCAGGATGTGCTGAAGGTCGACCACCCGTTCATCAAGGAGTTCTTCCTGGGCGACCGGGGACGCCGCGCGCTGGAGGCACTGGACGAAAAGGCGCTGGACGAAAAAACCAATAAGGATCACTGA